The genomic window cttaaaatataaatcatctgAGTATTATCTccgtatatacaatattattaagtcAGGCGAAAATTACTGTTCTCACCAAAATCACTATCCTGTTGATTGGAGAGGCCGTCCCCGGCGCCGCGCTCGCTCCAGTCGAGCGGGCTCTCCGGCGGCAGCGGTTCTGGCGAGGGTGGCTTGAGAGGTGGGGGCGGCTCCGTGCACAAGGGCGTCACCGGTGCACTCTTGTGCTCCGTGTTGCGCCTGAACGACAGATGTTCGATGCGCAATTTGCTGGACGCGCGGCTCATGATGGAGTCACGCCGTTCCTTCTCATCCCCTCCATTCACGCTTTTCGATAAAGCTGTGTAATTCGGCTGTAGGTTTTTGTTGACTTCGTTTTGGTAATCAGCTTGCAGCCATGGCGGAATCTAtcccaaaataatattatgaaacagTCATCAACTTCGACTGATGTTAGTAAGGCACTCCGTTATCATCATAATAAGGTATCAAGAAAACTGACCGCTAATTAATTATACTAGTAACTATCATTAAAATatcacttaattataattaactaagtACCTACTTCAAGTTATTCTAATATATTCAACggcataataaatgaaatacgatttttttaaaatataatcctaTTTGAATAGAAAGTAATTGTaacgaatacaataaaattaataaaatgatatgtttTACCTTAAGAATGCTCTGTTGGAGGCCCTGTTTGTCTCTAACGACCTGTATATGCGTCGCCAGAGGATGCTGGCAGGGTGGTCGGTTGTCTAGTTCGCTCAAGCTGGAAGTTATTTTGTGCCGCACCGCCTCTAGGTAGGTTAGCATGGATCTCATCTGCAAGGTGTTTCGTTAATCAATACTATAAACGGACACAcacagatataaataattaaataacacgcCACACGTAACCACACTCACATGATACAATTTGTCGGCGACATTTTGTTGAGAGTCGTCGCTACCAAAAGTCGGCGTTTGTTTCATAGCCATCGATAACTTCTCCAAGCCTTGCTTGGACTTGCGTTCTCTTTCTATGTCTTGTTTTACTAATTGCATAATTTTGAGCAATGCCTGAAAAAAAGTGTCTTGATTGTGTAgacaatgtaataaattatttactctatctaaataaatataatataataataaattatttactgtatctAGGAAAAACATACAGACTTGGATAAGGGCTAACTTGTTTGGGTAAGAAAAATACATACTTCTACCTGTATTTTTCTTACTCTCTTCTGGTTCGTTATCCGTGTTGGTTCATAATATTTTCgtgtaaaattgaatattttaaacaaacaaaccgaACTGCGGCTGAATATTGTACTGTACCTAATTCATCTTTAGACtactaactaataataaatagtttcaatTTTGAAAACTAAACTTattctcgaaaaaaaaaatataactaataaatcCTCACCAAGATGtctataaatcaatattaactgttaatattgccaataaattaaaatatgcttaaGAGTGTTTTTGCCGGATTAGTCGTTTACACGGGTTTtctaaaagatattttaagccaaatatttatcagtgACCTAAACAAAAAAGCTGTAAAAATATAGACAGtagatattatatgtaatgGTTAGATAATACCCACGATCTCCGGATTAATTACTGTcgttgtaacatatatatttgtagcgAGTACTGTAATGGAAGATATAAATCAGATTCAAAACAGCACTAACAGCTTGAACGAACGTCTGAGTAACTCATCATAATATTATCGGTTTTTATAGCATGTGctttgctatttatatatataataataataataaaattacgagtATACGGTATAAAGATTTAAATCGATACATAGCCCATATAAGCGCAGCTGTGGAATGATCCTAATACAGAcgggctaagacctcctttcTGAGGCGAAGGTTAGTATCTTACTCCACTACGccgcaatgcgggttggtggagaTATAATACTGTCAAGTgacttttaattgtaattaattcgaactacacataataataataagtacgaGTAAAAAAAGTTGGCATGATATTACATACTTGTTTTCGTCGTTCTCTGTTCATGGCGAGCGTGGTGTGCTCGCAGTAGAAGTCAGGCAACAGTTGCTCGCTGGCTCCGGCCGGCGCCGAGCGCACGCCTCGCACCACACGCATGTCCACATTCGCATTCGCGTTTTGGATCGGCCCCACGAGAGCGTTCGTAGCCTGGATGTTgccaatttgttattaaaaaattctaatattgTCACAATTTTGCCCGTCACTCTGCTCATCGGTTTACCTCTGCTAACTGTGGAGGTACAGCTGCCGTCAGCCTCAGATAACAATCGGCGGAGTTCTTCATCTGAGCGAGTCTTTCCTCTTCGAGAGATTCCAACATCCCCGCACCTTTCACGACGCTCGTTTCCCATTCCAACCTGGAAGAAATTATGAGATAAATAAAACCGGTCCAACTTGTAATATTCGTATTGATGCTTTGTTTTCACTATTTACCTCGCTCTTTCTGCCTGAACGCAGACGTTATAATATTCGACCTCGGTTTTCTTAACGGCATCCTCCGTTTTCTTCTTCTTTACCTGCAGTTTGGCGGCGTCCCTCTCACTCGTCGGGTTTGTGGTGCGGTCCGCCCGCGCCGCGCTCAAAATGGAATGCGGAATGTGACCCACACTCGAGCTCCGCGATATGCGGCTGTAAACGAATACACAGAGGTAGTAACTCGCTCCTGCCATCCGACTACTTTTAACATCGCAAAGCATTCAATATAACGCACAGCTATTCGCAGagcaaaaaaaattgtaggaTCCTTCCAATCAATCACTTTGCGAAATTAAATGGCGCTTAGATTCGCCGAGTTTATCAAGTGGTCAGACCTAGCATCTAGTGAGGCGTCTTGTAACTTCTCGTTCTCTCGCGCCGCCGCGTGCGACTGCCGCTTCGATTTGGCTTCGGCAGACCTCCAGTCGGACAAAGTGCGTGTCGTTTTATCAACATTACCTTCAATCTGAAAGGCCCGTTTTTAAGATATGATGAGAAAGAGACAGTCGGTGAATGGTTTATAGAACGGTCGATGTGATCGAAACTTAATGCAATACCTTCTTTCTTAGTTTAAGTTGGCTATCTATGACATGTTTCATTGGTTTTACGAGCTCCTCGGTTAAGGCACTGGAGTAATTTCTGCAAGTTATAAGACGAGTATATTAGTCGAATAGCTTAACgatttatataaacgaaatgAATAGACAGTGACGCTCACCTATGTATTTCTGATCGTTTTTCCATTTCTAAGGCCACATGCTTCCACGCCTCTGCGCACGAGCCGACACTCTCTTTGCAAGCTTTGCTTAACTTGGTACTGAGTTTCGTTAAGCATttcgaataataattttctgCTTCTACCCTGTAATGAACACAAACTTACTCACACAAGCTGTAGTATCCACATATGATGCAACAGTTATCAAGGTCACGTAACGTTCCATCGTTAGGTATACGATGTAAGTTATTATTGAATCGTTACGGAAACATCATAAGAAGCATCATAAAAAATTGTCATTGTGGCGTAATAGTCGAAGTCGGCTACGAACGAATACAAGTACGAATGTAGTTTCGTAAATAAACAGTTAAGATAATTTCGAGTCGCTCGAGAATACACTGTATATTTGTGACCGTCGTGGTGACGCCAAGTGGGGCGTCGTATCGCAACggtctatttttgttttttgtggCCATTGCCGTAACCTTACAGCGAGCACCACTCGTGTTAACAAGTTGCCTACACTGTTTCGTGGGATAGACTAAACCTGTTATGAGGccaacaaataaaaagtagatttgcctaatataaaaatcaaaatgaatcaACAATCGTTCGTCTACGTTAACCTTCAAACTCCTGTTGTGATCGTGTTATACAGCTGTTTTATCCCGGATCGCGGTGAAGGACAGAAAAACGATTCgttttaaacaataatgtatTGTGCATATGTGACATCACAAAGAAATATCAATAAGATGTCAGATAAGCAAATTGTTGCATACGACTTGACTGAATGTGATAAAAAacctactaataaataaaatgaataatcgATAGTGCTGAATTGAAAAGTGACCTTTCTTGTAAAATGGAGGCCAGCTCCTTACTGAAGTCGCTGCCTTGCTTCACGTAGCGACGCAACTCATCGAAGCCATTTTGAGCCTGAAAACAACAAAACGAATGTGATATACGAATAGTTGTGAACACACAGAACGTAGTATATTTCTTGAACAAAGTTGTTCGATGAGTACAAGTACTTTTAGATACTTACTCGTTATGACTTGCTATACGCAGACACAAGAAACGAAGTATTGTGTACAACTTACAAGGAAAAAGATAAATTCTACAATTGATTAAATGTGTTGAAAGAAGGTGTGTTTACTCCCGATCTGCCCCACGAAATGACTACTATTAACTGAAATTGTTTTActcatttcaaataatttctttCAAACGCCAAAATAATTATGGCACGCTTTAAACACTTGCATGTTAAAAGGAAGTAAGCATTCCTTGTGATTTCAAAAATTTACCGAAGATATCTAAAACTTATCAAACTGGTCTgtgtaaactttaattatatttaacaatcttaaaatgtatttttaaaattgtagaaTTTGTTCGTCTAAGTTCTgttgtaaatactaaaaaaaggTTTACCGCAATTATCACCAAATATATGCTCAaatgaaaagtatttattgGTAAAACAATTGTATGTGATCAAACAGAGTGCCCCTAGCTTGTCCCACGGAAATTAAGACAGTATCAGATGATCAAATGGTTAAAttccattatatatttgtattttttttttaaattaatgtttaaggcatatatattttattgttttacagtAAAAATACCTACCTGTAAcctgtaatttaattatcacaCTAATATTGCAAAgaatcttgtttttattttgtaaattatcgCAAAAAACTACGAATTCAATAGTAATggaacttttattaatattgtaatttaaagtcTTATAAGG from Vanessa tameamea isolate UH-Manoa-2023 chromosome Z, ilVanTame1 primary haplotype, whole genome shotgun sequence includes these protein-coding regions:
- the Nost gene encoding nostrin isoform X3, which encodes MDRWQTTLEDMIHLRSSNNQAFKDNYWAQNGFDELRRYVKQGSDFSKELASILQERVEAENYYSKCLTKLSTKLSKACKESVGSCAEAWKHVALEMEKRSEIHRNYSSALTEELVKPMKHVIDSQLKLRKKIEGNVDKTTRTLSDWRSAEAKSKRQSHAAARENEKLQDASLDASRISRSSSVGHIPHSILSAARADRTTNPTSERDAAKLQVKKKKTEDAVKKTEVEYYNVCVQAERARLEWETSVVKGAGMLESLEEERLAQMKNSADCYLRLTAAVPPQLAEATNALVGPIQNANANVDMRVVRGVRSAPAGASEQLLPDFYCEHTTLAMNRERRKQALLKIMQLVKQDIERERKSKQGLEKLSMAMKQTPTFGSDDSQQNVADKLYHMRSMLTYLEAVRHKITSSLSELDNRPPCQHPLATHIQVVRDKQGLQQSILKIPPWLQADYQNEVNKNLQPNYTALSKSVNGGDEKERRDSIMSRASSKLRIEHLSFRRNTEHKSAPVTPLCTEPPPPLKPPSPEPLPPESPLDWSERGAGDGLSNQQDSDFDEFSSQSDSSTDLTDVGKNSTGDEPVQKYIGKCRALYSYEARLDDELTLSPGDIVNIYEKQDDVWWSGDLNGSFGIFPSSYVEEITSCI
- the Nost gene encoding nostrin isoform X1 — protein: MANILKRTFSSSSSAKSGIGDAASAQHEEDAAVSRDDSAKNSAGMDRWQTTLEDMIHLRSSNNQAFKDNYWAQNGFDELRRYVKQGSDFSKELASILQERVEAENYYSKCLTKLSTKLSKACKESVGSCAEAWKHVALEMEKRSEIHRNYSSALTEELVKPMKHVIDSQLKLRKKIEGNVDKTTRTLSDWRSAEAKSKRQSHAAARENEKLQDASLDASRISRSSSVGHIPHSILSAARADRTTNPTSERDAAKLQVKKKKTEDAVKKTEVEYYNVCVQAERARLEWETSVVKGAGMLESLEEERLAQMKNSADCYLRLTAAVPPQLAEATNALVGPIQNANANVDMRVVRGVRSAPAGASEQLLPDFYCEHTTLAMNRERRKQALLKIMQLVKQDIERERKSKQGLEKLSMAMKQTPTFGSDDSQQNVADKLYHMRSMLTYLEAVRHKITSSLSELDNRPPCQHPLATHIQVVRDKQGLQQSILKIPPWLQADYQNEVNKNLQPNYTALSKSVNGGDEKERRDSIMSRASSKLRIEHLSFRRNTEHKSAPVTPLCTEPPPPLKPPSPEPLPPESPLDWSERGAGDGLSNQQDSDFDEFSSQSDSSTDLTDVGKNSTGDEPVQKYIGKCRALYSYEARLDDELTLSPGDIVNIYEKQDDVWWSGDLNGSFGIFPSSYVEEITSCI